From Pan troglodytes isolate AG18354 chromosome 11, NHGRI_mPanTro3-v2.0_pri, whole genome shotgun sequence, the proteins below share one genomic window:
- the LINGO2 gene encoding leucine-rich repeat and immunoglobulin-like domain-containing nogo receptor-interacting protein 2, whose translation MLHTAISCWQPFLGLAVVLIFMGSTIGCPARCECSAQNKSVSCHRRRLIAIPEGIPIETKILDLSKNRLKSVNPEEFISYPLLEEIDLSDNIIANVEPGAFNNLFNLRSLRLKGNRLKLVPLGVFTGLSNLTKLDISENKIVILLDYMFQDLHNLKSLEVGDNDLVYISHRAFSGLLSLEQLTLEKCNLTAVPTEALSHLRSLISLHLKHLNINNMPVYAFKRLFHLKHLEIDYWPLLDMMPANSLYGLNLTSLSITNTNLSTVPFLAFKHLVYLTHLNLSYNPISTIEAGMFSDLIRLQELHIVGAQLRTIEPHSFQGLRFLRVLNVSQNLLETLEENVFSSPRALEVLSINNNPLACDCRLLWILQRQPTLQFGGQQPMCAGPDTIRERSFKDFHSTALSFYFTCKKPKIREKKLQHLLVDEGQTVQLECSADGDPQPVISWVTPRRRFITTKSNGRATVLGDGTLEIRFAQDQDSGMYVCIASNAAGNDTFTASLTVKGFASDRFLYANRTPMYMTDSNDTISNGTNANTFSLDLKTILVSTAMGCFTFLGVVLFCFLLLFVWSRGKGKHKNSIDLEYVPRKNNGAVVEGEVAGPRRFNMKMI comes from the coding sequence ATGCTTCACACGGCCATATCATGTTGGCAGCCATTCCTGGGTCTGGCTGTGGTGTTAATCTTCATGGGATCCACCATTGGCTGCCCCGCTCGCTGTGAGTGCTCTGCCCAGAACAAATCTGTTAGCTGTCACAGAAGGCGATTGATCGCCATCCCAGAGGGCATTCCCATCGAAACCAAAATCTTGGACCTCAGTAAAAACAGGCTAAAAAGCGTCAACCCTGAAGAATTCATATCATATCCTCTGCTGGAAGAGATTGACTTGAGTGACAACATCATTGCCAATGTGGAACCAGGAGCATTCAACAATCTCTTTAATCTGCGTTCCCTCCGCCTAAAAGGCAATCGTCTAAAGTTGGTCCCTTTGGGAGTATTCACGGGGCTGTCCAATCTCACTAAGCTTGACATTAGTGAGAATAAGATTGTCATTTTACTAGACTACATGTTCCAAGATCTACATAACCTGAAGTCTCTAGAAGTGGGGGACAATGATTTGGTTTATATATCACACAGGGCATTCAGTGGGCTTCTTAGCTTGGAGCAGCTCACCCTGGAGAAATGCAACTTAACAGCAGTACCAACAGAAGCCCTCTCCCACCTCCGCAGCCTCATCAGCCTGCATCTGAAGCATCTCAATATCAACAATATGCCTGTGTATGCCTTTAAAAGATTGTTCCACCTGAAACACCTAGAGATTGACTATTGGCCTTTACTGGATATGATGCCCGCCAATAGCCTCTACGGTCTCAACCTCACATCCCTTTCAATCACCAACACCAATCTGTCTACTGTACCCTTCCTTGCCTTTAAACACCTGGTATACCTGACTCACCTTAACCTCTCCTACAATCCCATCAGCACTATTGAAGCAGGCATGTTCTCTGACCTGATCCGCCTTCAGGAGCTTCATATAGTGGGGGCCCAGCTTCGCACCATTGAGCCTCACTCCTTCCAAGGGCTGCGCTTCCTACGCGTGCTCAATGTGTCTCAGAACCTGCTGGAAACTTTGGAAGAGAATGTCTTCTCCTCCCCTAGGGCTCTGGAGGTCTTGAGCATTAACAACAACCCTCTGGCCTGTGACTGCCGCCTTCTCTGGATCTTGCAGCGACAGCCCACCCTGCAGTTTGGTGGCCAGCAACCTATGTGTGCTGGCCCAGACACCATCCGTGAGAGGTCTTTCAAGGATTTCCATAGCACTgccctttctttttactttacctGCAAAAAACCCAAAATCCGTGAAAAGAAGTTGCAGCATCTGCTAGTAGATGAAGGGCAGACAGTCCAGCTAGAATGCAGTGCGGATGGAGACCCGCAGCCTGTGATTTCCTGGGTGACACCCCGAAGGCGTTTCATCACCACCAAGTCCAATGGAAGAGCCACCGTGTTGGGTGATGGCACCTTGGAAATCCGCTTTGCCCAGGATCAAGACAGCGGGATGTATGTTTGCATCGCTAGCAATGCTGCTGGGAATGATACCTTCACAGCCTCCTTAACTGTGAAAGGATTCGCTTCAGATCGTTTTCTTTATGCGAACAGGACCCCTATGTACATGACCGACTCCAATGACACCATTTCCAATGGCACCAATGCCAATACTTTTTCCCTGGACCTTAAAACAATACTGGTGTCTACAGCTATGGGCTGCTTCACATTCCTGGgagtggttttattttgttttcttctcctttttgtgTGGAGCCGAGGGAAAGGCAAGCACAAAAACAGCATTGACCTTGAGTATGTGCCCAGAAAAAACAATGGTGCTGTTGTGGAAGGGGAGGTAGCTGGACCCAGGAGGTTCAACATGAAAATGATTTGA